CGCAGGCCAGGGTCCGGGCCGGAGAGCAGCCGAGCCGCTCCCGACAGAGGTCGTAGAGATCGGGAGCGGGCTTGCCGACCACATGAGGTACGGCGCCGGTCGCGGTCCGGACGGCAGCCACCAGCGCCCCGTTGCCCGGAGCAGGTCCGCGGCCGGTCGGAAGCATGATGTCGAGGTTGGCCGCCACCCAGGGCAGCCCGGCCTGCGTCCGGTAGGCGATCTCGGCGAGCTCGGTCCAGGTGACGTCGACGCCGAGTCCCTGGAGCACCGCGACGAGAGGTACGCCCTCGCTCGAGCCGGCGTCTGCCCCGGTGTGGAGCTCGGTGTGGAGCTCGGTGACCGTGACCGGCACCAGACCGGCCTCTGCGATCGCCTCGTGCACGCCCGGTCCGCCGACCGCGAGCACCCGGCTGCCCGGAGGTGCCATCCCCGCGATGTACGCCGCGGCCGCCTGTGAGCTGGTCACGACCGACCATGCCGACCCGTCGGAGCCTCCCTCGAGGCCGAGCGCACGTAGGTGGTCGACGACCTGGTCCGGCGGGCGGGAGGCGTTGTTGGTCGCGAAGGAGACACGCATGCCGTCGGCCATCACCTGGTTCAGTGTCTCGACCGCCCCGGGCACTTCGTGGGGGCCGCGATAGACGACGCCGTCGAGATCGCAGACCAGACCGTCATACCTGGTGGCGAGGGGTGCGGTGGGCATGGCGGACTCCTCCGGGCACGGGATCGGGGCCACAGCCTGACCTGTGCGCCCGGGTCGGCGACTCACCCGCGCGCGTGAGCCTGCGGGTGGGACGAGGCGATCGAAGGACCCGTCACCCCCCACGTCACCCCTGGGAGGGATGCCTGTGACCGGGGCCACTGGTGTGCTCGTCATCAGCCCCGTCGGAGGGCTGGACACGAGGAGGCGACAGAGATGCTGACCGATCGATCGACACTCACGCAGTTCCTCATCGAGGAACGGCGCCGGCACCCGGGGTCGAGCGGCGAGCTGAACTCGCTCATCCTCGACGTTGCCCTGGCCTGCAAGGCGATCTCCCGTCGCATCGCCTCGGGCGCCCTGACCGGCAGCCTGGGCAAGGTCGGCGCCGTCAACGTCCAGGGCGAGCAGCAGCAGAAGCTCGACGTGATCGCCAACGACATCTTCCTGCGCGCCAACGAGTGGGCCGGCCAGCTCACGGGCATGGCCTCCGAGGAGCTCGACGACCCGTACGCGATCCCGGACGGCTACCCGCGCGGCAAGTACCTGCTCACCTTCGACCCGCTCGACGGGTCCTCCAACATCGACGTCAACGTCTCCGTCGGCAGCATCTTCTCGATCCTGCGCGCCCCCGTCGCCGGCGAGCACGCGGTCGTCGAGGACTTCCTCCAGCCCGGCACCGAGCAGGTCGCCGCGGGCTACGCGATCTACGGCCCGTCGACACTGCTCGTGCTGACCGTCGGCACCGGCGTGCACGCGTTCACACTCGACCCGGACCTGGGTGAGTTCATCCTGACCCGCCAGGACATCCAGATCCCGCAGACCACCTCCGAGTACGCCGTGAACAGCTCCAACCGCCGCTTCTGGGAGCCAGCCATCCTGCGCTACGTCGACGAGTGCCTGCAGGGCGTCAACGGCCCGCGCCAGCGCGACTTCAACATGCGCTGGGTGGCCTCCCTGGTCGCCGAGACCCACCGGATCCTGACCCGCGGTGGCGTCTTCCTCTACCCGCGCGACAGCAAGGACCCGACCAAGGAGGGCCGGCTGCGGCTGCTCTACGAAGCCGGTCCGATCGCGATGCTGGTCGAGCAGGCCGGAGGCCGGGCAACCACCGGGCGTGAGCGGATCCTCGAGGTCAAGCCGACCGACCTGCACCAGCGCATCGGGTTCATCTTCGGCTCGCGCGAGGAGGTCGAGCTGATCGAGAAGTACCACGCCGAGGAGCCCGACGGTCCGGTCGCCGAGCACGCCCTCTACGGCCTGCGTGGCCTGTTCCGTCCCGGCAACTGAGTCCCGCCCACCCGACCGTCCGCCGAGCACCGATCCATCACCCGAGGAGGGCGCCATGTCCGCCAAGCACCCCGTCGTCGTCATCACCGGCTCGTCCGGCGCCGGCACGTCCACCGTCCTGAAGACGTTCTCCCAGATCTTCCGCCGCGAGAACATGAACGCGGCGTACGTCGAGGGCGACAGCTTCCACCGCTACGACCGCATGGCGATGAAGGAGGAGATGTCGAAGGCGATCGCCTCCGGCGACCACACCTTCAGCCACTTCGGCCCGGAGGCCAACCTCTTCGAGGAGCTCGAGACCCTCTTCCGCGAGTACGGCGAGACCGGCTCGGGCAAGATCCGCAAGTACCTCCACGACGACGAGGAGGCCGCGCCGTACGGCCAGGAGCCGGGCACGTTCACGCCGTGGGAGACCATCCCGGCCGGCACGGACCTGCTCTTCTACGAGGGCCTGCACGGCGCGATCACGACCGAGAAGGTCGACATCGCCTCCTTCGCCGACCTCACCGTCGGCGTCGTCCCGGTCATCAACCTGGAGTGGATGCAGAAGCTGCACCGCGACAAGTCGAAGCGCGGCTACTCCACCGAGGCGGTCACCGAGACGATCCTGCGCCGCATGGACGACTACGTGAACTACATGTGCCCGCAGTTCTCGCGCACGGACGTGAACTTCCAGCGCGTCCCGGTCGTCGACACGTCCAACCCGTTCATCGCCCGCACGATCCCGACGAACGACGAGTCGATGCTGGTGATCCGGTTCAAGGACCCCCGCGGGATCGACTTCCCGTACCTGCTCTCGATGCTGCACGACTCGTTCATGTCGCGCCCGAACACCATCGTCTGCCCCGGCGGAAAGATGGATCTGGCGATGCAGCTCATCTTCACCCCGATGCTGTGGCGCCTCATGGAGCGTCGCAGCAAGGCCCGCTGACCCGGCCTGACCCCCGCCCAGCCTTGACCCAGGAGGACGACTCCCGTGACCGTACGAGTAGGCATCAACGGCTTCGGCCGGATCGGCCGCAACTTCTTCCGCGCCGTCCGCGCGCAGAACGCCGCAGGCCTCTACCCACCAGGCCAAGGCGATATCGAGATCGTTGCCGTCAACGACCTCACCGACAACGCAGTGCTTGCGCACCTGTTGAAGTACGACTCCATCCTGGGTCGCCTCGACGCCGACGTGTCCGCGACCGCGGACTCGATCGTCGTGGGCGACCAGACCATCGTCGCCTTTGCCGAGCGCGACCCCGCGAACCTGCCGTGGAAGGACGTCGACGTCGACATCGTGATCGAGTCGACCGGCTTCTTCACCGACGCCACCGCGGCCCGCGCCCACATCGACTCCGGTGGCGCGAAGAAGGTGATCATCTCCGCGCCGGCCACACATGAGGACGTCACGATCGTGATGGGCGTCAACCACAAGATCTACGACCCGGACAAGCACAACGTCATCTCCAATGCCTCGTGCACGACCAACTGCCTCGCCCCGATGGTCAAGGCGCTGCACGAGTGCCTCGGCATCGCACGCGGCCTGATGACGACCGTCCACGCCTACACCGCCGACCAGAACCTCCAGGACAACATCCACAAGGACCTGCGTCGCGCCCGTGCTGCAGCACTCAACGTCGTACCCACCTCGACGGGTGCCGCCAAGGCGATCGGCGTCGTGCTCCCGGAGCTCAAGGGCAAGCTCGACGGGTACGCCGTCCGGGTGCCGGTGCCGACCGGATCGATGACCGACCTGACCTTCGTTGCCGAGCGGTCCACCACGGTCGAGGAGGTCAACTCGATCATGCGGCTTGCCGCCGAGGGCCCGCTCGCCGGCTACCTCCGCTACTCGACCGCTCCGATTGTCTCCTCCGACATCGTCACTGACCCGGCCTCCTGCATCTTCGATGCGCCGCTGACCAAGGTCATCGGCAACACCGTCAAGGTCGTCGGCTGGTACGACAACGAGTGGGGCTACTCCAACCGCCTCGCCGACCTCACGACGTACGTCGGACGCGGGCTCTGAACCATGGCCGACCTCTCCTCGCTCGGCGACCTCCGCGGCAAGCGCGTCCTCGTGCGCTCCGATCTCAACGTCCCGCTCGATGGCCCGGCGGATGACCTGCGGATCACCGACGACGGCCGGATCCGCGCGTCAGTGCCGACGATCAAGGCTCTGGCCGATGCGGGAGCCCGGGTGGTCGTGACGGCGCACCTCGGCCGGCCCTCCGGCGCTCCTGACGCGGCGTACTCACTGGCTCCTGTTGCCGCCCGCCTCGGCGAGCTCCTGGCCCAGGACGTTGCGTTCGCAGCCGACACGGTGGGGGACAGCGCCACAGCTGTCGTCGGTGCCCTCGCCGACGGTCAGGTCGCCGTCCTCGAGAACGTACGTTTCAACGCCGGTGAGACGTCGAAGGACGACGCCGAGCGTGGTGCGTTCGCCGACCAGCTCGCTGCCCTGGCTGATGCGTTCGTCTCCGACGGGTTCGGGGTGGTGCACCGCAAGCAGGCCAGCGTGTACGACGTGGCGCAGCGTCTGCCGCACGCGATGGGCAACCTGGTCGCGACCGAGATCGACGTGCTGCGTCGGCTCACCGAGACCCCCGAGCGGCCCTACGTGGTCGTCCTCGGCGGCTCCAAGGTCTCCGACAAGCTCGGCGTGATCGACAACCTGCTGGGCAAGGCCGACAAGCTCCTCATCGGCGGCGGGATGGTCTTCACGTTCCTCAAGGCCCAGGGCCACGAGGTCGGCAAGAGCCTGCTCGAGGAGGACCAGATCCCCACGGTCCTGGACTACCTCAAGCGTGCCGCCGACACCGGCGTGGAGATCGTCCTGCCGACCGACATCGTGGTTGCCGACGCGTTCGGCGACGAAGCCTCTGCCCGCGTCGTCGCGGCGGACGCGATCCCCGCCGAGTCCCTGGGGCTCGACATCGGGCCCGAGTCCGGCAAGGCCTTCGCGGAGGCGCTGGCGGATGCGAAGACCGTTTTCTGGAACGGACCCATGGGGGTCTTCGAGCAGGCTGCCTTCGCCGAGGGCACCCGCGCGGTCGCGCAGGCGCTGACCGGCATCTCCGGGCTCTCGGTCGTCGGTGGCGGCGACTCTGCTGCTGCGGTGCGCACGCTCGGGTTCGACGAGGCCGCGTTCGGCCACATCTCGACCGGCGGCGGCGCGTCGCTGGAGTACCTCGAGGGCAGGGAGCTTCCGGGCGTCACCGTGCTGGAAGCGCGCTGAGGAGACCGTGCTGGAAGCGCGCTGAGGAGACCGTGCTGGAAGCGCGCTGAGGAGACCGTGCTGGAAGCGCGCTGAGGAGACCGTGCTGGAGGCGTGACACGGCGCGCACGCGCTGGGGCAGGGGCAGTCCTCCGCCTCCTCCTGCGACCACGCCTGTGCAACAGTGGCGCCGGGTAGCGGTGGTCGGGTCACCGGCACCGGCGAGCTGACGAACGGGGTACGCAAGTGGCGGCGAAGGCGATTCCGCAGGACGTGCTGGCTCCACCGGCGAGGTCGGCCATCTTCCTGGTCCTGACTGTCCGCGACGGCGACGAGGCGGCGGACACGGTCCGCGGCGTACTCGGTGATGTTGCTGCCTTGGTCCGCTCGGTCGGCTTCCGCATCCCCGAGGCGCAGCTGAGCTGCGTGACGGGCATCGGCAGCGACCTCTGGGACCGGCTCTATCCCGAGGCCGCGCGCCCCGCGCACCTGCACCCGTTCCGGGCACTCGCCGGCACCGTGCCCAGCGTCGTGACGGGAGCTGCGCACCAGGCGCCTTCGACTCCCGGCGACCTGCTCTTCCACATCCGCTCGACCCGCCAGGACACCTGCTTCGAGCTCAGCCGTCAGTTGATGGTGCGGCTCGGCGAGGTGGCCGAGGCGGTTGATGAGGTGCACGGCTTCCGCTACTACGACGAGCGCGACCTGCTCGGCTTCGTCGACGGCACGGAGAACCCGGGTGGCGCCATCGCCATCGACACGGTCTTCGTGGGCGACGAGGACCATGAGTTCGCGGGCAGCAGCTATGTCATCGTGCAGAAGTACCTCCACGACCTGGACGCCTGGGGGAGGCTCACCGTCGAGCAGCAGCAGCTCATCGTCGGCCGCACCAAATCGGACGACATCGAGCTGCCCGACGACGTCAAGCCGACCAACTCCCATGTCGCGGTCAACACGATCGTCGACACGGACGGCAACGAGCAGCGCATCGTGCGGGAGAACATGCCCTTCGGCTCGGCTGGTGCGGGCGAGTTCGGCACCTTCTTCTGCGGCTATGCGGCGGACCCCCGCATCACCGAGCTCATGCTGAGCCGCATGTTCATCGGCGAGCCCGAGGGCAACTACGACCGGATCCTCGACTTCTCGCGCGCAGTCACAGGCTGCAGCTTCTTCGTCCCGACGGCCTCGTTCCTCGAGGACCAGGCCGACTGAGTGCGGTTCGCTGAGGGCGACCTGGCGCCGGTGCTGTCCTACGCCCCGCTGACCATCTGGGGCATGCGCTGCCGGAACCACCCGACCAGGGCCGGGTTGTCGAAGCTCGACACGATCAGCTTCGCGCCCTCGAGATCGTCGTCGCGCGTGTAGGAGTTGTACGACGCGATGCACGTCAGCCCGGCTGCAACGGCCGCCCGCACCCCGTTGGAGGAGTCCTCCACGGCGACAGTGTGCGAGGGCGAGGCGCCGGTGAGCCGCAGCACCTCGAGGTACGCCGCGGGGCTGGGCTTGAGGTCAGTGACCTCCGTGCCGGTGACCACCGTGTCGAACCGGTCCCCGAAGCTGCGCTCGAGCAGCGGATCCACCCAGGCGCGGGTGCCCGTGGTGGCGACATGCACGGCCACCCCGCGTGCGATCAGCGCATCGATCAGCGCGGTGACCCCGGGGCGGGGTCGCACCGCACCCTCGGCGATGAGCTCGCGCATGATCTCGGTCTTGCGCGGGTGCAGCCTTTCGCCGAGCTCTCGAGCCTGCGCGGGAGGCATCCCGTTGCGCTCGAACCAGTGCGCCATCCGGCGGTTGCCGCCGGTGATGCGCAGCAGCTTCCCGTAGGTCGCCAGGTCCCAGTGGTCCGGCAGGCCGGCCTCCTCGAAGGTGCGGTTGAAGGCAACCCGGTGACCGTCCCGCTCGCTGTCGACGAGCGTGCCGTCGACGTCGAAGATCACGGCCTCCAGACGGTCCCCGGGTCGCACGTCAGCGTCCTTCCGCTGAGCGAAGGTGGCTGCGGACCCTGGACAGCACGGCATCGGTCGTGAAGCCGTGGTGAGCGAGCACCTCGCCGCCGGGCCCGCAGGTGCCGAAGTCGTCCAGGCCGATCGCGAGGTCGACGATGCCGTCCCACCCTGCGGTGACACCGGCCTCGATGCTGACCCTGGTGGCCCCCGCGCTGGGTGCGTAGCGGGTCCGGTCGAGCGGCGACACGACGCCGACGTTGTAGCCGTCGCCGCGCAGGCCCTCGGCGACCGCCTCGGCGAGGTGGACCTCCGAGCCGGTGGCCACGATCTCGACGGTCGCCGACGGGTTGTGCCGGGCCGGGTCGAGCTGGGGGAGGTTCTGGCGGGACAGGATCAGGGCTGTGGGCCCATCCGTCCGCGACAGCGCCATCCGCCAGGCCTCGGCGGTCTCGGCGTCATCGGCCGGACGCAGGACCTGCACGCCGGGGATGATCCGCAGCGACTCGACGTGCTCGACCGGCTGGTGGGTCGGACCGTCCTCGCCGACCGCGATCGAGTCGTGGGTGAGCACGTAGATCACCGGCTGCTTCATCAGCGCGGAGAGCCGCAGGGCGGGGCGCAGGTAGTCGGCGAAGACCAGGAACGTGCTGCCGAAGACCCGGAAGCCGCCGTGCAGGCTCATGCCGTTGAGGATCGCTGCCATGCCGAACTCGCGGATGCCGAAGGCGATCGCCCGGTTGGCGTAGTCGCCGGCCGTGACCGGGTCACCGGCCGCCGTACCCGTGGATCCCGCGAGGTCGGCGGAGCCGCCGACCAGCTCCGGCATCACCGGGAACAGTGCGTTCAGGCAGGCCTGCGACGCGACGCGCGTGGCGCGGGGCTTGTCGGCCGGCACCGAGGCCAGCGCCTCGGCGACTCCGCGCGGCAGCTCACGTGCGTGAGTACGCCGCCACTCGGCCGCCGCGTCCGGGTTCGCGGCCTCGAACGCAGCGAACGCGCCATCCCACTCGGCGCGCGCCTCGGCGCCGCGGCCGGCGATCGCGGCGCACGCCGCGCGCACGTCAGCCGGGACACCGAAGTCGGGCTCGGTCCACCCGAAGATCTCCTTGGTCCGGGTCAGCAGCTCGGGGCCGAGCGGCGAACCGTGGGCCTTGGAGGTGCCCTCCACACCGGGTGCGCCGAAGCCGATGACCGTGCGGACCGCGATGAAGCTCGGACGCGGGTCGGCCTTGGCGCGGGTGATTGCCGCATCGATGGCCTCGACGTCGTTGCCGTCGATGACGGCCTCGGTGTGCCAGCCGTACGCCGCGAAGCGGGCCAGCTGGTCATCGCCACAGGAGCGACCGACTCCGCCGTCGATGGTGATGTCGTTGTCGTCCCAGAGCACGATCAGGTTGCCCAGGCCGAGGTGGCCGGCGAAGGACCCGGCCTCGTGGCTGATGCCCTCCATGAGGCAGCCGTCGCCGACGATCGCGTAGGTGTGGTGGCCGGTGATGTCGGGGAAGCGGGCGTTCGCCATGCGCTCAGCGAGCGCCATGCCGACGGCCATCGTGAGGCCCTGGCCCAGCGGGCCGGTCGTGCACTCGACGCCGGCCGTGTGCCCGAACTCCGGGTGGCCCGGAGTCTGCGATCCGACCTGCCGGAAGCGCCGCAGCTCGGCCTCGGGGAGGTCGTACCCGAAGATGTGCAGCAGGCCGTAGAGCAGCGCCGAGCCGTGGCCCGCCGACAGGACGAAACGGTCCCGGTCTGCCCAGTCCGGCGAGGCCGGGTCGTGCCGGAGGTGCCGGCTCCACAGGGTCCACGCCATCGGGGCCGCACCCATCGGCATGCCGGGGTGGCCGGAGTTGGCGGCCTGCACCATGTCGGCGGCGAGGAAGCGCAGCGTGTCGATGGCCCGCTGGTCGGTCTCGGCCGCCAGGTCTGTCGAGGCCGCCCGCGGCGCTCCGGTGGTGCTCGTGCTGATGGTCTCGGTCATCGCGCTGGTCCTCTCCGAGGGTGTGGCTCGCCCCCGTCTTGTGGGGGTGGTTCATCGCACCGCGCCGGGCACGGCGGCGTACTCACCCACGTGGGTGGAGGGGCGGGTGAGATCCCTCCAGGTCCTTCGCGCGGTAGGGCGCGAGCCCTACGCTGACGGAATGCCGACGCCTCCGCCCCCGCAGCGACTCGTGCTCGTCGACGACCACGAGATGGTGCTGCACGGCCTTGACGCGATGCTCGGGCACTTCCCCGACGACGTGGAGGTCGTCGGGCACGCGACCAACGCCACGGACGCGCTGACGGCCGTCGCGGACACGGCTCCGGACACGGTCCTGTGCGACGTGCGCCTGGGCAAGGAGAGCGGTCTCGACCTGTGCCGCCAGATCACCACGCAGTACCCGGACACGAAGGTCGTCCTGCTCACGGTGTACGACGACGAGCACTACCTCTTCCAGGCGCTCCGGGTCGGGGCGTCGGGCTACATCCTCAAGCGGATCGACGGCCAGGAGCTGGTCAACCACCTCAACCGGGTGCGCGAGGGTGAGGTCGTGGTCGACCACGCGCTGGCCGGCCGGGTCGCGCTGTCTGCCGCCCGTCTCTCGGCCGGGGAGTTCTGGTCGGGCGCCCACCTGGGCCTGACCCAGCGCGAGTCCGAGGTGCTCGAGCTCTTGGTTGCCGGCCACTCCAACAAGGGTGTCGCGGGCAAGCTCGTGGTCAGTGAGGACACCGTGAAGACCCACATCCGCGGGCTCTATCGCAAGCTCGGTGTCTCCGACCGCAGCGGTGCGATCGCGGTCGCGCTGCGCGAGGGGCTCTTCCGATGAGGCCGCAGCGGAGGGGTCGTCCGAGGAGGGTGGGTCGGTGAGCAAGGCTGCCCTGTCCGTTCCCGACGCTGCCGAGCTGGCGGCGCGGTTCAGCGCGGACAGCGTGATCCTCTACGCGATCGAGGGCCAGGACCTCGGCATCGTCGACATCTGGCCGGTCCACCCATCCGCCAGGGACCTCAAGCTGCAGGTCGGGTTCGGCGTGACGGGCCGCGTTGCGCGCACCCGCCGACCGCTGCTGCTGCACGAGGACTCACCGCGCAACCCTCTCCACCGCGAGCTGATCCACATCGGCCCCAACGAGACCGTTGCGCGCATGTGCGTGCCGCTTCCCGGGCTCCACGGTGGCCTGGAGGAAGGCGTTCTCGGCGTGCTGGCGCTGACCCGCCCGCCACGCCGGCCCTTCACCCCAGACGACCTCGAGCGTGCCCAGGCGTTCGCTCCGATCCTCGGCCTGCACCTCCATGCGGAGCAGCTCTGGCGCGCGGTCAACCGGCACCGCACCGAGCGTGACCGGCTGATCAAGCAGGCGATCTCGGCGCAGGAGGCCGAGCGCCGGCGCATCGCGTTCGACCTGCACGACGGCGTCACGACCGCGCTCGCATCCATGGCGTTCCACCTGTCCGCGGCGGACCTCACGGTCGGCCAGCTCGCGGCGGCCAGCACCCTCGCGCAGCCGGGGACCGATGCCACGCCCGCTGCCGACGCCGACGCCGCTGCCGCTGCCGACGCCGAGAAGCGGAAGCAGGGCCTCGAGCGTGCCCGCGCCGAGCTGGGTGCGGCCCGCGCCCTTGCCGACATGGCCTACGCCCAGACCAGGGCCGCGATCTCCGGGCTGCACAGCCTCGTGCTCGACGACCTCGGGCTGACCGCCGCCTTCGAGTCGCTGGTGCAGATGGCGAGCCGCGAGGACGGCCCGCGCATCGACCTGGTCGTCGATCCCGCGGTCGAGAGCGACGACGTGCCCGACCATGCGGCCGCGGCGTTCTACCGGATCGCGCAGGAGACGCTGGCCAATGCGGTCAAGCACGCCGATGCCACCCGGATCCGGCTCTCGCTCCGCCGCGACGGTGACTCGATCGTGCTCAACTGCAGCGACGACGGCCAGGGGTTCGACCTCGAGGCACAGCGGAGTGCGCGTGCAGCCGATGACGAGGGCGAGCAGCACTTCGGGCTCAGCTCCGTCGCCGAGCGCTGCGCCATGATCGAGGCGTCGCTGCGGGTCGAGTCACGCCCTGGTGGCGGCACGATCGTCATGGTCGAGCTGCCGCTCTAAGTCGGTCCGAAATGCGGAGAGCCAGCCTGGCCTCACCAAACGATTGGTGAGGCCAGGCTGGCATCCCCCATGGTCCGGAGGCCGCCGGAGCTCAGCTGGCGGCGTCGGAGGAGACCTTGCAGTTCGCCTTGAGCACGTCCTGCGCGGCCGTCACGTTGGCGGCGTCGCCGGCCCAGGTGTGCAGTGCGTCGCTGACCAGCGCGCGACCGAACGAGAACGTGACGTTCCACGGGCGGTCCGGCACGGCGCTCAGTGCGGAGAGGAAGGCACACACGTCGGCCGTCGGGTGACCGCCGGACAGGAACGCGATGCCGGGCACCGTCGAGGGGACCGTGTCGAGCAGCACCTCGTACGTCGCCGCCGCGACGTCGTGCGCTCCGACCGACGCCGCGTCGAGGCCGGGGGTCACGAAGTTCGGCTTCAGCACGATGCCGGTCATGTCGACACCGGCCCGCCCGAGCTCCTCGAAGAGTGCCGCGAGCGCCAGCCCGGTGGCCTGCGCGCAGGTCTCCAGGTCGTGGGCGCCGCTGCACAGCACCTCGGGCTCGACGATCGGGACGATGCCGTGCTCCTGGCAGAGTGCGGCATAGCGGGCGAGCGCGGCGGCGTTGGCGCGGGCGGCGTACTCGCTGACGTTGGTCACGTCGATGACCGCGCGCCACTTGGCGAAGGCGGCACCCCGCTCGGCGTACGACGCGAGGCGCGCGCCGAGGCCGTCGAGGCCCTCGGTGATGAACGCGCCGTCCTGGCCGGGGAGGACGGACGTGCCGGTGTCGACCTTGATGCCCGCGAGGATGCCGAGGTCACGGCAGGCCTCGGGGAAGGTGCGGCCGTCGCTCAGCGTCTGGCCGAAGGTCTCGTCGGCGAGGATGATGCCGCTGACCCACTCCGACAGCCCGGGGGCGGTCAGCAGCAGCTCGCGGTAGTCGCGACGCGCGGTCTCGCTGGCGGGGATGCCCTCGGCCTCGAGACGGGCGGACATGGTCTTGATGGACTCGTCGGCGGCGAGGATGCCACGACCGTTGCCGGTCATGGTCCGTGCGTTCTCCGCGAGCGTGGCAGTGGCGGTTGCAGTC
This genomic interval from Nocardioides cavernaquae contains the following:
- a CDS encoding Dyp-type peroxidase, whose amino-acid sequence is MAAKAIPQDVLAPPARSAIFLVLTVRDGDEAADTVRGVLGDVAALVRSVGFRIPEAQLSCVTGIGSDLWDRLYPEAARPAHLHPFRALAGTVPSVVTGAAHQAPSTPGDLLFHIRSTRQDTCFELSRQLMVRLGEVAEAVDEVHGFRYYDERDLLGFVDGTENPGGAIAIDTVFVGDEDHEFAGSSYVIVQKYLHDLDAWGRLTVEQQQLIVGRTKSDDIELPDDVKPTNSHVAVNTIVDTDGNEQRIVRENMPFGSAGAGEFGTFFCGYAADPRITELMLSRMFIGEPEGNYDRILDFSRAVTGCSFFVPTASFLEDQAD
- a CDS encoding phosphoribulokinase; amino-acid sequence: MSAKHPVVVITGSSGAGTSTVLKTFSQIFRRENMNAAYVEGDSFHRYDRMAMKEEMSKAIASGDHTFSHFGPEANLFEELETLFREYGETGSGKIRKYLHDDEEAAPYGQEPGTFTPWETIPAGTDLLFYEGLHGAITTEKVDIASFADLTVGVVPVINLEWMQKLHRDKSKRGYSTEAVTETILRRMDDYVNYMCPQFSRTDVNFQRVPVVDTSNPFIARTIPTNDESMLVIRFKDPRGIDFPYLLSMLHDSFMSRPNTIVCPGGKMDLAMQLIFTPMLWRLMERRSKAR
- a CDS encoding phosphoglycerate kinase, which codes for MADLSSLGDLRGKRVLVRSDLNVPLDGPADDLRITDDGRIRASVPTIKALADAGARVVVTAHLGRPSGAPDAAYSLAPVAARLGELLAQDVAFAADTVGDSATAVVGALADGQVAVLENVRFNAGETSKDDAERGAFADQLAALADAFVSDGFGVVHRKQASVYDVAQRLPHAMGNLVATEIDVLRRLTETPERPYVVVLGGSKVSDKLGVIDNLLGKADKLLIGGGMVFTFLKAQGHEVGKSLLEEDQIPTVLDYLKRAADTGVEIVLPTDIVVADAFGDEASARVVAADAIPAESLGLDIGPESGKAFAEALADAKTVFWNGPMGVFEQAAFAEGTRAVAQALTGISGLSVVGGGDSAAAVRTLGFDEAAFGHISTGGGASLEYLEGRELPGVTVLEAR
- a CDS encoding HAD-IIA family hydrolase — its product is MPTAPLATRYDGLVCDLDGVVYRGPHEVPGAVETLNQVMADGMRVSFATNNASRPPDQVVDHLRALGLEGGSDGSAWSVVTSSQAAAAYIAGMAPPGSRVLAVGGPGVHEAIAEAGLVPVTVTELHTELHTGADAGSSEGVPLVAVLQGLGVDVTWTELAEIAYRTQAGLPWVAANLDIMLPTGRGPAPGNGALVAAVRTATGAVPHVVGKPAPDLYDLCRERLGCSPARTLACGDRLDTDIEGANAAGLDSLLVFTGAASLQDVCFASKAIRPTHVARDLTGLRTVVPRISDVPGDLVSVRGDGTIDIAPSASAELVLPAVVAAIWAALDGGEQVSSDPAMWRALEVAAGLA
- the gap gene encoding type I glyceraldehyde-3-phosphate dehydrogenase, producing the protein MTVRVGINGFGRIGRNFFRAVRAQNAAGLYPPGQGDIEIVAVNDLTDNAVLAHLLKYDSILGRLDADVSATADSIVVGDQTIVAFAERDPANLPWKDVDVDIVIESTGFFTDATAARAHIDSGGAKKVIISAPATHEDVTIVMGVNHKIYDPDKHNVISNASCTTNCLAPMVKALHECLGIARGLMTTVHAYTADQNLQDNIHKDLRRARAAALNVVPTSTGAAKAIGVVLPELKGKLDGYAVRVPVPTGSMTDLTFVAERSTTVEEVNSIMRLAAEGPLAGYLRYSTAPIVSSDIVTDPASCIFDAPLTKVIGNTVKVVGWYDNEWGYSNRLADLTTYVGRGL
- a CDS encoding class 1 fructose-bisphosphatase — encoded protein: MLTDRSTLTQFLIEERRRHPGSSGELNSLILDVALACKAISRRIASGALTGSLGKVGAVNVQGEQQQKLDVIANDIFLRANEWAGQLTGMASEELDDPYAIPDGYPRGKYLLTFDPLDGSSNIDVNVSVGSIFSILRAPVAGEHAVVEDFLQPGTEQVAAGYAIYGPSTLLVLTVGTGVHAFTLDPDLGEFILTRQDIQIPQTTSEYAVNSSNRRFWEPAILRYVDECLQGVNGPRQRDFNMRWVASLVAETHRILTRGGVFLYPRDSKDPTKEGRLRLLYEAGPIAMLVEQAGGRATTGRERILEVKPTDLHQRIGFIFGSREEVELIEKYHAEEPDGPVAEHALYGLRGLFRPGN
- the tkt gene encoding transketolase; this translates as MTETISTSTTGAPRAASTDLAAETDQRAIDTLRFLAADMVQAANSGHPGMPMGAAPMAWTLWSRHLRHDPASPDWADRDRFVLSAGHGSALLYGLLHIFGYDLPEAELRRFRQVGSQTPGHPEFGHTAGVECTTGPLGQGLTMAVGMALAERMANARFPDITGHHTYAIVGDGCLMEGISHEAGSFAGHLGLGNLIVLWDDNDITIDGGVGRSCGDDQLARFAAYGWHTEAVIDGNDVEAIDAAITRAKADPRPSFIAVRTVIGFGAPGVEGTSKAHGSPLGPELLTRTKEIFGWTEPDFGVPADVRAACAAIAGRGAEARAEWDGAFAAFEAANPDAAAEWRRTHARELPRGVAEALASVPADKPRATRVASQACLNALFPVMPELVGGSADLAGSTGTAAGDPVTAGDYANRAIAFGIREFGMAAILNGMSLHGGFRVFGSTFLVFADYLRPALRLSALMKQPVIYVLTHDSIAVGEDGPTHQPVEHVESLRIIPGVQVLRPADDAETAEAWRMALSRTDGPTALILSRQNLPQLDPARHNPSATVEIVATGSEVHLAEAVAEGLRGDGYNVGVVSPLDRTRYAPSAGATRVSIEAGVTAGWDGIVDLAIGLDDFGTCGPGGEVLAHHGFTTDAVLSRVRSHLRSAEGR
- a CDS encoding response regulator; amino-acid sequence: MPTPPPPQRLVLVDDHEMVLHGLDAMLGHFPDDVEVVGHATNATDALTAVADTAPDTVLCDVRLGKESGLDLCRQITTQYPDTKVVLLTVYDDEHYLFQALRVGASGYILKRIDGQELVNHLNRVREGEVVVDHALAGRVALSAARLSAGEFWSGAHLGLTQRESEVLELLVAGHSNKGVAGKLVVSEDTVKTHIRGLYRKLGVSDRSGAIAVALREGLFR
- a CDS encoding HAD-IA family hydrolase, which produces MRPGDRLEAVIFDVDGTLVDSERDGHRVAFNRTFEEAGLPDHWDLATYGKLLRITGGNRRMAHWFERNGMPPAQARELGERLHPRKTEIMRELIAEGAVRPRPGVTALIDALIARGVAVHVATTGTRAWVDPLLERSFGDRFDTVVTGTEVTDLKPSPAAYLEVLRLTGASPSHTVAVEDSSNGVRAAVAAGLTCIASYNSYTRDDDLEGAKLIVSSFDNPALVGWFRQRMPQMVSGA